In Candidatus Hydrogenedentota bacterium, a single genomic region encodes these proteins:
- a CDS encoding type II toxin-antitoxin system HicB family antitoxin → MKYLVIIEKGPNNFSAYVPDLPGCASAGNTVEDLLVGIREAIEGHLEVMREYGDPIPEPVSQPVFVEVPVAV, encoded by the coding sequence ATGAAATACCTCGTCATCATTGAAAAGGGTCCCAATAATTTTTCCGCATATGTGCCTGACCTGCCCGGATGTGCCAGCGCCGGAAACACGGTTGAAGACCTCCTCGTGGGCATCCGGGAAGCAATCGAGGGCCACCTCGAAGTCATGCGTGAATACGGTGATCCTATTCCTGAACCGGTCAGCCAACCTGTCTTCGTCGAAGTGCCTGTCGCAGTTTGA
- a CDS encoding type II toxin-antitoxin system HicA family toxin, with amino-acid sequence MKVREVVRLLQNDGWKLIRTRGSHHHFRHPGKPGTVTVPGNPNFDLHPKTLSSIFRQAGLRKEEDV; translated from the coding sequence ATGAAGGTTCGAGAAGTGGTTCGTTTGTTGCAGAACGATGGCTGGAAATTAATCCGCACACGCGGCAGCCACCATCATTTTCGCCATCCCGGCAAACCCGGTACCGTAACGGTTCCGGGCAATCCGAACTTCGACTTGCATCCAAAGACCTTGTCCAGCATTTTCAGGCAGGCGGGTCTTCGCAAAGAGGAAGACGTATGA
- a CDS encoding membrane dipeptidase, whose translation MSNTGVADGLEDKSGNKPVTRRRFLGCAAVGGAAVIGSVGVGAGIDESLKRSNESTQATENQEALKRLLLRSQEGPSGKRFPVLDLHSHPSLKAYMFRQRFWKTHKASPGVSPTSLVVDVDALVNGGTGAFLCTAYALEREFFSDVIPLRVLSMLHPRPHRMATAPMNVLAMEHLDKAEAMVAETNRRRGDIVALAKSYSDMKRIVGEGRVCMLHAMEGAHHLAGKTELVDDFFNRGVCMMTVPHLYPNEAGGCVDLLTAYRKHSWARRSFSDKYQDSSGLSPWGHELVEKLLDVGIVVDMVHGTMEYRRQIIGIAKKHPKRRPITISHIGIEKNPEAGMGPSPEDVRAIADTGGVVGLMMVHHGHGASQDPVEAMLHAVEYLVKHGGEDVVAIGSDFDGYAETPKGLASPRDFGAVRTALLAKYTEEQTAKFLFGNGDRLLRMGWGKA comes from the coding sequence ATGAGCAACACAGGGGTTGCGGACGGGCTGGAAGACAAAAGCGGCAACAAACCGGTAACCCGAAGACGTTTTCTGGGTTGCGCCGCGGTGGGTGGGGCCGCTGTCATTGGGTCCGTGGGTGTGGGTGCGGGCATAGACGAATCCCTGAAGCGCTCCAACGAGTCCACCCAGGCCACTGAAAACCAGGAAGCCCTGAAGCGTTTGCTGCTGCGTTCCCAGGAGGGGCCATCGGGAAAAAGATTCCCCGTGTTGGATCTTCATTCGCATCCTTCGCTGAAGGCCTACATGTTCCGTCAGCGCTTCTGGAAGACGCACAAGGCAAGTCCGGGCGTGTCCCCCACCAGCCTGGTGGTGGATGTGGACGCGCTGGTCAACGGTGGCACGGGCGCTTTTCTGTGCACCGCCTATGCCCTGGAGCGCGAATTCTTCTCCGATGTTATTCCGCTGCGCGTGTTAAGCATGCTGCACCCTAGGCCCCACCGCATGGCAACGGCCCCGATGAATGTCCTCGCCATGGAACACCTGGACAAAGCCGAGGCAATGGTGGCGGAGACCAATCGTCGGCGGGGCGACATTGTTGCGCTGGCCAAAAGTTATTCGGACATGAAGCGCATTGTGGGCGAGGGCAGGGTCTGCATGCTTCACGCCATGGAAGGCGCCCATCACCTCGCGGGCAAAACGGAGCTGGTGGATGATTTTTTCAATCGCGGCGTTTGCATGATGACCGTGCCTCACCTGTACCCGAATGAAGCCGGGGGATGTGTGGACCTCCTGACCGCCTACCGAAAGCACTCGTGGGCCAGACGCTCGTTCTCTGATAAATACCAAGACAGTTCAGGGCTTAGTCCCTGGGGACACGAACTGGTGGAAAAGCTTCTGGACGTGGGTATTGTCGTTGACATGGTTCATGGCACCATGGAGTACCGGCGGCAAATCATTGGCATAGCCAAAAAGCATCCTAAGAGGCGGCCGATCACCATCTCCCACATTGGCATTGAAAAGAATCCGGAGGCGGGGATGGGGCCGTCCCCCGAAGATGTCCGGGCCATTGCGGATACGGGAGGCGTGGTGGGCCTCATGATGGTTCATCATGGACACGGAGCCTCTCAAGACCCTGTTGAGGCCATGCTGCACGCGGTGGAATATCTTGTGAAACATGGCGGCGAAGACGTGGTGGCCATTGGCTCCGACTTTGATGGCTATGCCGAAACCCCAAAGGGCCTTGCATCCCCGCGTGATTTTGGCGCTGTCCGAACGGCATTGCTGGCCAAATACACGGAAGAGCAGACCGCGAAGTTTCTTTTCGGCAACGGCGACAGGTTGTTGCGGATGGGATGGGGAAAGGCATAG